Proteins encoded in a region of the Mercenaria mercenaria strain notata chromosome 1, MADL_Memer_1, whole genome shotgun sequence genome:
- the LOC123545638 gene encoding E3 ubiquitin-protein ligase TRIM71-like: protein MAVPGKKATHNLSSTLSRGSGEDFELFCQPCDRDDLRLPAVGYCVDCEEHLCDLCVNTHRRPKPLRHHKLLDKSHMPHTQNYSTISNSTHVGQSDNLTDPCTKHNKEVIKFFCNDHKALLCSVCVTLEHTPISCHVDYIPDISGQAIDSTEFIDTLKELGKISKRCQKILADLKQMVAKSNTSFTDILAEITKFRQEINQRLDGLEKEAKDAAKTLQQENDTKLRTTKTTCDYAIRSLKATSDMIKHLNTTKKVDRLFIELKTAKQVIQDNEKRMSQLSNAEDIKEYMFEPSPVIETLLQNEISLGKLTPKLLKQPSLPSTTTLKFSTISPPRKICIETSSDEHDCSITGITTSYLNQIFLADYDNYLVKMVDTNSQSIQQLRLDSRPRDVTTTTRDEFAVTMPLMNRIQFLSFSLNRLSKKNILKVDGNCYGISYYQGKLAV, encoded by the coding sequence ATGGCGGTCCCTGGTAAGAAAGCTACACATAACTTATCGTCAACCCTGTCTCGAGGTTCTGGAGAGGATTTTGAACTTTTTTGTCAGCCCTGTGACAGAGATGACCTCAGACTACCTGCTGTTGGTTACTGTGTAGATTGTGAAGAGCACCTGTGTGACTTATGCGTTAACACCCACAGGAGACCAAAACCACTACGCCATCATAAACTTCTAGATAAATCCCACATGCCACACACTCAGAATTATTCTACAATATCTAATTCTACTCATGTTGGACAGTCCGACAATCTTACAGATCCTTGCACCAAACACaataaagaagttattaaatTCTTCTGCAATGACCATAAAGCACTACTATGCAGTGTATGTGTGACACTTGAACATACTCCTATATCCTGCCATGTTGACTATATACCCGATATATCAGGACAGGCCATAGACAGCACTGAATTCATAGACACCCTTAAAGAGCTAGGCAAAATAAGTAAAAGATGTCAGAAAATATTAGCAGATCTAAAGCAAATGGTTGCAAAATCAAATACATCTTTTACAGACATTCTTGCAGAAATAACAAAGTTCAGACAGGAGATTAACCAAAGATTAGATGGGCTTGAGAAGGAAGCTAAAGATGCAGCAAAAACTTTACAGCAAGAGAATGACACAAAGTTGAGGACCACAAAAACAACATGTGATTATGCCATTCGGTCTCTAAAAGCGACATCTGATATGATAAAACACCTCAACACAACAAAGAAAGTAGACAGACTTTTCATTGAGCTTAAAACTGCTAAGCAAGTGATCCAAGATAATGAAAAGAGAATGTCACAACTGTCAAACGCTGAAGATATTAAAGAATACATGTTTGAACCAAGTCCAGTCATTGAAACGCTTCTTCAAAATGAGATATCACTAGGTAAATTAACACCTAAACTGCTGAAACAGCCAAGTCTGCCTTCAACCACTACTCTAAAATTCAGCACAATTTCTCCTCCTAGAAAAATCTGCATTGAGACTTCATCAGATGAACATGATTGTTCAATAACTGGTATCACTACCTCTTATCTAAACCAAATATTCCTTGCAGATTACGACAATTACTTAGTTAAAATGGTAGATACCAATAGTCAATCCATTCAACAACTGAGACTAGATTCAAGGCCCCGTGATGTCACAACAACCACCAGGGATGAATTTGCTGTTACAATGCCACTTATGAATAGAATACAGTTTCTATCTTTCTCATTAAACAGACTCTCTAAGAAAAACATACTGAAAGTAGATGGAAACTGTTATGGTATAAGTTACTATCAGGGAAAACTTGCTGTATAA